In Canis lupus baileyi chromosome 19, mCanLup2.hap1, whole genome shotgun sequence, the sequence CAGAATGTCCTTGGTGCAAAGACAGAGAAACCCTGAGTTAAAGACTGCCAGTATTTGGAACACAGCTGCCTTCAACCTTGTAATGCTTATTTTCTGCCAGAAAAAATTCACTATAACACTTTGGCCACCAGTTTAAAAGTTCTAATCACAAAGAATATAACAGCTCTATtaagtttttttccccagactGCTAGTGATAGAGATGTTTCTTGTTGTTTTCTTGAACTATCCTTCAGTTTTAccaaactttatatatttatgaccATTCTGATtggcttttattattatatgcTAACATATTACTCCCCTccaccatctttttttaaaaataatacatttatttttttattggtgttcaatttaccaacatacagaataacacccagtgctcatcccgtcaagtgcccccctcagtgcccatcacccattcaccctcatcccccgccctcctccccttccaccaaccctagttcatttccccgagttaggagtctctcatgttctgtctccctttctgatatttcctacccatttcttctcccttcccttctattccctttcactattatttatattccccaaatgaatgagaacatataatatttgtccttctccaatttactcatttcactcagcataataccctccagttccatccacgttgaagcaaatggcgggtatttgtcatttctaatggctgagtaatattccattgtatacataaagcacatctcctttatccattcatcttttgatggacaccgaggctccttccacagtttggctattgtggacattgctgctataaacatcagggtgcaggtgtcccggcgtttcattgcatctgcatctttggggtaaatccccagcagtgcaattgctgggtcgtagggcaggttaACAGCATTTCAAATGATTTCGTCAGATCGTTACTTCTCAGTTGACTTTTGGAACATACTTTGaccaaaaaattctaaattttatttaagggatccctgggtggcgcagcggtttagcgcctgcctttggcccagggtgtgatcctggagacccgggatcgaatcccacgtcgggctcccagtgcatggagcctgcttctccctctgcctgtgtctctgcctctctctctctctctctctgtgtgactatcataaataaataaaaaattaaaaataaataaataaattttatttaaatatacccATCTTCTTACCTCTGagctttttactttatttaagtGATGTTTCCCACCTGTAATTTTGTATGTAGTTTTCCTGATATTCTACTATATTGTATGGTTAAACTTACACTGGATTCATAATCGTCCtgaattttgtaaaatgcctGAGAAAGAGGACCAATTTCATAGTCTTCCAGGTAGATGTCCCTTTATGCTAGCATTCATTTAGCAATTCAACTTTTCCCAACAAAATTGAAATACAACCTTGCCATGTGGTAAATGTCCTTATACATGGAGATCTAATTCTTGACTTACTTCACAAATACAAAATGAGCATCTGCCATGGGCCAGAACATTCTAAGAACATTACATGTTGTATTCTTTCATGGTTAGGCCTTTACCAGTTGAATTATTAATCCAGGTTGATATCACTAATTATTGCTATTTTACATCTATTTCAGTTCATTTTGACTTTTCATACAATTTGGCTTATGACAGTTATTTTGAAACTACTCATTCCAATCTGGTTTGGTGATCCcttgattcttttcattctatAACTTTTCGTATTCTTACATCTTTTTATACTAAACATATTCAGATGACttggtgaaaaaacaaaaatgaacaaagaaggtGAGATCCTTGCTCTTTTGGATGTTGCATTGCAGCAGCTAGGATGGAGTACAATGAAATAAATGTGTGTAACCATATGGCATCATCATAAGAAGCAAGTAATTCAGCATAAAAGATAGAGTGTGATAATGTGGGCATGATTACAAAGCATGGACTGGGGAGGCCTTTGCATGTTGGATGAAATGCAGAATGAGGATTAGAGTGTGCTCAATGGGTCTATCAAAGGAGAGATCAATATCCAAATCACAAGAATATCATGGAAAAGACACAACataaaagaagggaggaaggggctaACCTCATTCCCCATCAGACCACATAGAAATGAATCTGCCAAACAATGATGCAGGAGGGGCAGGAAAAGTAAGTCTTCTATGCTTGAAATAAAAATGCCCCCTTTTTGTTCTGTTGTGTATATTTCCTTTTGTCAAGTGTTGGTGTATCCTTTGCTCTTTGTctagaatttataataaaaatatatatgtgttagTATTCAcacttatttatatctttattgaTATAGTTTTGTGTAAATATATCATAAAGATATCCCTAACTATCTTTTGAACAAGTTTattctcttctcttgtttttgCTGGGCATCAGGGGATGTAATCAGAAGTGGAAAGCTGCCAGAACCAAGGGGGATTATTCTTCCACAATCCATctctcagggacacctgagtgtaATAGgtcattcttctcatttttcatttcattcccaccttcgtctctctgtgtctctttttttattgattcGATTTCTATGTTTGTGTAAATCACAGCAGAAAATGGCCATCCCAAATGGAGCCCCCAATTTATTTGTCCATGGGAGGTGTAAGAATTGGCATTTCTGGGAGCCATTTCTGCACATTGCAGGAGAAGGATCACTGATCTGGCCTATTTGAGTTGGATACATTCCTGACATCACCACTATAAAAGGGGCTGAGAAAGACGGGAATAACACAACCCAGGAGGCCACAGTATCCTGCAGATGTGTGACTTGTAGGGTGTCAACAGTCCTCACAGTACGGTGCCAGGATTCATAAATCCCATGGTGACACAATCCAGGGGCCAGAACTCAATCAAAGGACGCCACTAAGAATGGAGTCAGCATCAATTCCTGGGATGTCTTTGCAACATGATGAACACAGTGGGAGAGGAAATGTGAACAGGGAAGTCCCCTGTGCCTTGAGGCTTCAGAGGTAGCAGAGAGGCCACTTTCCTCCTCAGCATGTCTGACAGTGTCTCTCGTCAGTCTCCCTCCTGCTTATTCCCCTTGTAACACTGGCTGTGCTTCTTCTACCTAAACATTGGAGACAACTATCTTCCTCAGAGCCTTCACACAGGCCATTCTCTCTGCAGGCACACATGTCCACATATAGTCTTATATCTACCTCTCTGTCTTAATTGAGGTCTGTGTTCCAATGTCACCTCGTTTGCAGAATTTTTCTAAATACCCACAAAAAACACAATGTCTGATTGGCTGTCTGCTTcatccttgttttccttttcttcctaccACCCTTCACTATCTCCAAGATTATATGAAGATTATCTCCAAGACTATTATTTCCTTATACATTCTGTCTCCATTCACTGCAGGGACTTTTGTCCTTTAGCAACCTATGTTCCTTGTGTACCTAGTGCCTGAAACCTGATCAGCAGTCAATTTATATTCCTGAAATACTTGaaaaatttctcaataaaattataaaatatatgacttCTTAGGAAAGAGGATGGTGAAAGAAAAACTACATTAGACATGACACAGAGGATCCTCTAAAGAGGAACATATCCATGAACGACATATTAAAATGAATTCCTGAACTGCAAATTTAAAACAGTAacatttcggggatccctgggtggctcagcggtttagcacctgcctttggaccagggcgtgatcctggagtcccacatcagacttcctgcatggagcctgcttttccctctgcctatgtctctgcctctctctctctctctctctctctcatgaatggataaataaaatctttaaataaataaataaataaataaataaataaataaataaataacatttcaaatcTGTAATACAAGTTTGTGTGAAAATAAGATGTTATTTCCCTTTTTCCCAGAAGTCACCTCCACCACATGAAACCAGGAAATGATACGCAAatttcagaatttcttcttctgggattatCAGAGGAACCAGAACTGCAGCCCCTCATCTTTGGCTTTTTCCTCTCCATGTACCTCATCACTGTGTTTGGAAACCTGCTCATCATCCTGGCTGTCAGCTCTGATTCCCACCTCCACACCCCAATGTACTTCTTCCTGGCCAACCTTTCCTTTGTGGACATCTGTTTCACCTCCACCACCGTCCCCAAGATGCTATGGAACATCCAGACTCAGAGCAAAGTTATCACCTATGCAGGCTGCATCACACAGATTTACTTTCTCATAGTCTTTGCTGTGTTGGATGTCTTTCTCCTGAGCATGATGGCCTATGACCGGTATGTGGCCATCTGTCACCCCCTGCAATACACAGTCATCATGAACCCTCGGGTCTGTGGACTTCTGGTTCTGGTGTCCTGGATCATCTGTGTCCTGCAATCCTTGTTACAAACCTCGATGGTGTTGCGGCTGTCCTTCTGTGCAGTGGTCGAAATCCCCCACTTTTCCTGTGAACTTAATCAGATGATCCAAGTTGCCTGTTCTGACACCTTCCTTAATAACTTGATGGTGTATTTTGCAGCTGTCCTGCTGGTTGGTGGTTCCCTTGCTGGGATACTTTACTCTTACTCTAGGATAGTTTCCTCCATACTTGGGATCTCATCAGCTCGGGGCAAGTATAAAGCATTCTCCACCTGTGCATCTCACCTCTCAGTTGTCTGCTTATTTTTTTGTACAAGCCTAGGAGTATACCTTAGCTCTGCTGTTTCCCAGAGCTCCCACTCAACTGCAGTGGCCTCAGTGATGTACACAGTGGTCACACCTATGCTAAACCCCTTCATCTACAGCCTGAGGAACAAAGACATAAAGAGGGCTCTGAAAAGAACCGTTGGGATTCCAGTGATGTAAGCGCCAGTTGTTCTGAGGCTGAAGAAATGCCCATGATTGGAGGGCTCACAGCCTCAGAGCCAGGAACTGGTCTACTTGGATCAGACTATGTAAGTAGAATCTCCTCCTTCTACACACATATAAGGAAATCACTATGTCTGTATCTCAAATAGGACAAGTTGAATTCTTAAAACTAATTACATTTCAAATGATTTATATCATGCCAAGTTAATTTTCCCTAGATATCTCAAGAGAATAATCATGAGATGTATTCTTCATATGGAAGAAACTCTACTTGGCCACTAAGCCCTTAACATATCTTCATTGTAAAGGAGAAGATGAAACTTTAGTTTTCACCTTGAGTCTGTCGATCTTTTTCCATCACTATCTTCACGCCTCTTCCAGACAATGTGGACTCTTACACTGTTCCCTTTACATCTCAGGCTACTGACAGGGATGCTTAGGCCGGGAAAGCTGGGGCACTCCCCTAAGCCCATGTGCTATGGACATTCCCACAGATGCTTCCCTGACCTCTGCTTTGGCTGCACCAGCTCTTGGGCTTTTATTGTGATTGCAAGATATGCCTCATCAACACCCATCATAGATCACTAACAACACTTGTTTTATTAATCACAGGTCCTGGAGGGCACATGGGATGCCCAAAGGCCAACTGGGGAGGTCTCAGAGTGGAAGAAGGcattgagagggggagagagagcgcCACTGAGGGATCTGCCTTTATTGGGGTCCATGGCCAGTTTGGTTAGGGGTTTGTGCATTCACACATTATTGGAGAATTCTATATGAATTGAATTCAGCTGCTGTAGCATAAAATCAGAGTCCCTCATGTGTCAGTAATAAGGTTACTCAGGGCTTTCTGAAGAGGTATCTCATGGCTGGACAGCCTGAGGGCTTCTCTGGTGATTGTGTCCCACACCTGACAGTGTGTTTATTCAATATGGTTGTCTTTGAACTGGATGCCTTGGATCAAAAGCCCAATGTCAGGCACTTACTCTACAAACATGCTCTTGTGTTTCTTAACTGGTCTCCTTCGTTTACTCTGTGATTCACCTAGATGTCCAGAAAGCCTACCATAGTCCCTGAAAACACTGATTAGCAAGTATGTATCTCCAAGTGGAATCTACAGGAAGACAAATCTGAGTAAACAGATGGACCTGGTATGTTATGGACCTGGTATGTTCTTAGTGTCAGGGTGACCATAAACCTGACAAAGCAAAATTTCCAAATACTCATTTTGTTACtacacaaaatatttcatttttctttttcctttttttttcttacatcagAGTTCATGCTATGCATCTACTGGTTGAAGCATGGAAGATTGGTTCCACAACTGAGGAAGTTTATTCATTGAGGTGAAGGGTTGGTTAGTTCATTAATGTTTTATCACTGAATTATCTTCCTGTTTCTATAGAAAATTCACATGGTTACATGAGTCTTTCTATTGTTCATGAAATAATTCCTTTCCTAATATTTGTCACAAATGCTAAGGAATAGCAAATAAACAGTATAAGCATCATCCATTTCCTATCTCCTTCCTGCTCAGAAATCCCTTCCCCCTACAGGATCACAGGAGAGCTGGATGTCCTGACAGTTGTGTGGTTAAGGGTCACCAGGTCTTCTGCACAAATGTGCATGTCCTTCAAACTGTCCCAGCAACTCTGAAGGTAGCCCATGTATAGTCACTTGTTCATAAAGCCATCAGAAATAAACGTGGATAACATGATCACAACTGCGCTCCTCATTTGTCACATCATAtgccacaaattaaaaaaaaaaaaaggagcacatggggcacctgggtggctcagacaatgaagcctctgctcaggtcatgatctaagtgttctgggatcaagcttcaAATCttgctccctgctcatcagagagtctgtttctccctattactctgtccttcccctctgctgtgctctctctctctctctctttctttctgtgtgctaaataaataaaatctttaaaaaaaaaagaagcacaggTTCTAACTGTCTTAGGTCTGTTTGCTTGGATTATTGCACCAGTCAGCTCTTGTATAACAGGCTATCCTTGTCAAATGGGATATCATACTGATGCAGGGTGGCTGAATgcaatggtcaagaaagaattcttaagacaTGTTATGAtgcattttatgtgcattttattatAACACAAGGACAAGATCTATGGGtaaagagctgcactgggattgtgaggagtgactgattcTGTACTTTTTAGTTTGTGGAGGGAGGGGGTAGAGATAACCCACATTTCTAAGAAATTTCTGTAGGTTGAAAATGAGGTTTACAGGACCTTGCAGGTCTGACTATTGACAAGATAAGCTTTCCATAAGTCTCTAATAAAACATCAACATTAAGGCAGCCATGAGTTCCTGGAGAATCCTCATGCTAGGATTAAGGGCAAgctggcagaggagtagggtccccaagtcacctggccccaccaacttacctagattactttcaaaccatcctgaaaacctacaaattcgacctgagatttaaagagagaacatagagatgcagtgaaatgccagaacacctgcaccccgatgtttatagcagcaatgtctacaatagccaaattgtggaaggagcttcagtgtccatcgaaagatgaatggataaagaagatgtgctctatgtatacaatggaatattactcagccattagaaacgacaaatacacaccatttgcttccacatggagggacctggagggtattatgctgagtgaaataagtcaatcagagaaagacaaacattatatgttctcattcttttggggaatataaaaattagtgaaagagaataaaggaaaaggagtgaaaatatcagtgagggtgacaaaacacgagagacacctaactctggaaaacgaacaaagggtagtggaaggggaggtgggtggaggttggagtcactgggtgatgggcactgagggggcacttggcgggatgagcactgggtgttatgctatgtgttggcaaattgaactccaataaaaaaaatttttttcttttttttttaatttatgatagtcatacagagagagagagagaggcagagacacaggcagagagagaagcaggctccatgtaccgggagcctgacgtgggattcgatccggggtctccaggatcacgccctgggccaaaggcaggcgccaaaccactgcgccacctagggatccccaataaaaaaaatattttaaaaataaagagagaacagctggaacgcggCAGAGAGAAGGGtcttcgcttctaacaaggtaggaaggtggaaaaaaataaaaaagaatcaagttgggGAGGGGCCCGTGAGGAGCTAGGCTAAAGCCCTGCAGCAAAAGCCTCTGGGATGGGAAAGCGCAAccctggagaagcaggacttTTTAAAACATCCACACGGgattcttcctggatggaaaggcgcttagcagggaaataGAGGAAGTGCGCCCGGGGGAGAGCATCCCACACACCGCAGGCCCAGCtccgtaaagggctggagcgcctgCCAGGccgggcctcggggagaagccggaaGGTTAGGAAGGGCCTCTGGGCGGAGgaggctgcacctgctgccttcagAAGCCGAGCCCGGGAGCGTAATTCCAGCAGCGCAGACCCCGGATCTCAgggcgccaggggacacagcccacgaTCCTGTGCTCCcctcgggacaggcagaggccggaggacacaggacagcgaggatgctcctgccacccCGGGCCAGGAGCTGTGCAGatccgcggcccccgcccccggagcatccaggtcCTGCGGACTgagagctgcagtagttactgcgggagttgactccagggctggagagctggccgccgccactattgttcctcctggtgtcactctgtgcctgggactcagcagggccgccagggagcaggggcctcacaggataaacagctcccactaagccatacacctggcaggggttggggcagctccctcaggtgcacacacctgagaatcagcacagcaggcccctcccccagaaaaccagctggaaggacaggggaagagcaaggtCTTggccaagcagcgctggaaatcTCCAGGGGAAGCTGaaggatttatagtatatagaacagAGGGTACCCgtcctatttttttgtttgttttttgtttttcttcctttttccagtacaactcgtttttatatcagactgtaaatttccaattgtttttctcttttcccaccttaactacaatattttaccacctcttcatttttaagagtcttccttttttgctttcatacttctacaattacaggtcctagatatattttccacttccagattcccttcaacatactcaacttaattttgggagataaacaagatatgggtttttgttgttgttttgcgttttttattttctctgcctcattttgctctacaatggtggaagttaatactaTCTAAAACACGAGCTAGGATAAGGTGCTAGGAGATTCACACATCAGGAAGGGGGCAAGTTCAGGAAGTTTAAGTAAAAAAAACATCATGGAAACAAAAGAACTGGATTCCCTTGACCTCTAACCTAGTCTTTTGGGAACTGAGGTTCATTAGGAAAACATACTTTCTGTCTATAGGACTTTTCCACCTAGGAATCATGTGCTTAGAGATTGGAGTCACAAGAGGGAAATGTTCTTCACAATTATGGACTCAATGACAGCTCtttaattcctaaatatttagcaaatatgTCATGAAACTGAGGTCTGTGTTGCCTCAAAGTTCATCTCAAAGAAATAGTTTTCCTCAcatatgaaaaggaaaacagcaaTTTTCTGTAGATGGCAAGGCTGTGTCTCTACCAAAAGTAGTTGAGTTCTGAAGAAAGAATAATTAACTCTGGATTCACTCACTTATAACCTGGTCTGTTGGGAACACACCATCTCCAGGAAGACTTTCCTTTGTGTCCAGACCACTGCCCCACAGGGAAATCATGTGCTTAGAGATTGGAGGAACAGGAGAGAAACATGCCTCATGAATAGACAGAGGAAGCTTTAAATATCCCCTGAGTGGCAGTCCCCCTGCCTGTGCTACCATGGGCTGCATGGAACCTGGTTGTTGCCTCTGGAAACTTAAGTTTGGCTAGGAGATTAATGCCAGGCTCCTTCCTGCCATCTTGT encodes:
- the LOC140611452 gene encoding olfactory receptor-like protein OLF4 is translated as MKPGNDTQISEFLLLGLSEEPELQPLIFGFFLSMYLITVFGNLLIILAVSSDSHLHTPMYFFLANLSFVDICFTSTTVPKMLWNIQTQSKVITYAGCITQIYFLIVFAVLDVFLLSMMAYDRYVAICHPLQYTVIMNPRVCGLLVLVSWIICVLQSLLQTSMVLRLSFCAVVEIPHFSCELNQMIQVACSDTFLNNLMVYFAAVLLVGGSLAGILYSYSRIVSSILGISSARGKYKAFSTCASHLSVVCLFFCTSLGVYLSSAVSQSSHSTAVASVMYTVVTPMLNPFIYSLRNKDIKRALKRTVGIPVM